AAGGCTAGAAGTGTGTCCACTAAATGAGTTTGCCTTATAAGCGAAGTCTGATTGGCAACAACCCCGACTGATTTTCCTTCCAACAATGGCAAGTAAGCCTCCGTTCTCTCCGCGCCTAAACGCATGAGTTTGCTGACTTCCTCTGCGCTGCTTTCTACAGATGCAGGCGGTGGTGCTGGCACAGGTTGACCACAGGACGATAGCCACAGAACGGTAAGCAGATATTTGATAGTTTTAGCCATTATCTCTCGCACAAAAATCAATTTAGCGGCAAGCAATTGAATACTTCCTTTTTTATTGCAAAACGCCTCATCCGAGCAGGCGGGCAGGCCGAAAGTAACACTATTTCGGGTACGCGTCCAATTGTGCGGATTGCCATCGCTGGCATCGCTTTAGGCTTAGCGGTGATGATCATTTCAATGGCCATTGTCACGGGTTTTCAGAAAGAGATCACGAATAAGATCGTGAACTTCGGTTCAGACATCGTCATTACCGAATACTCCAATCTTAATGCCATTGAGCCGCAGCCTGTTTCTAAATTCCAATTGTTCTATCCCAGTTTAGAGGAACTCGATGGCATCAGCCACATTCAGGTTTTTGCTACAAAAGCAGGCATCATTAAAACGGATGATGAAATTGAAGGTGTAGTTGTAAAAGGAGTTGGTGCCGATTTTGACTGGAGTTTCTTCAAGCAGCACTTGGTTGATGGTGATGTATTCAGCACCACTGACACATCGCGAAGTAGAAATATTCTCATTTCCGAGATCATTTCTAAGAAACTGAAACTGGCTGTAGGAGATAGGATGGAGATTTTTTTCATCCAGAATGAAAAGCAGCGTGCACGGATTTTTGACGTGACCGGAATCTATAAAACAGGGCTTGCAGATTTTGATGAACGCTACGTGATCACCGATATCGCGCACATTCAACGATTGAATGGTTGGAGTGAAGATCAGGTCGCTGGATTCGAGGTTTTTGTAGATGATTTCGACCGTTTGGATGAATTGGACGACATCGTTTATCACTCCATTGGAACAGATCTGTTTTCGGCAACGGTGAAGGAATTGCAACCGCAGATGTTCGATTGGCTTGATCTTCAGGATATGAACGTGCGCGTCATCATCATTCTCATGTTGGTGGTGGCTGGTTTCAATATGATTTCGGCCTTGCTCATCATGATCATCGAGCGCGTTTATATGATCGGCACGCTCAAATCGCTTGGAATGAATGATGTCAAGATTCGCAACATCTTCATTTATCAAGCACTTTATCTTACAAGTGTTGGGTTGTTTTGGGGAAATCTTGTTGGTATTTCACTTTGCCTGATACAACAGCATTTTGGCATTATTACGCTGCCAGAAGAAAGCTACTATGTGAAAGTTGTTCCCATCAATCTTCAACTCATTCACATATTAATGTTGAATGCAGGAACACTTTTCTTCTGTTTTCTAATGTTGCTGCTGCCTTCGATGGTCGTGTCGCGCATTCAACCTTTGAAGGCGATCCGCTTCAGTTAGGTCATTGACCGAACATGTTCTCCAACAGATCGCGGAGCTGTTTCGGTGAAATATCGTATTCCAGTTTCCCATCATGTGTCACTGAAATTCCGCCAGTTTGTTCCGAAACTACAATGGCAACTGCGTCCGAACTTTCCGAAAGACCAACAGCAGCTCGATGGCGCATGCCCAAATGAGCAGGGAATTCCTTGTCGTCCGTTACAGGAAGAACACAGCGAGCGGCTCTAATGCGATTTTCGGTGATAATTACCGCGCCATCGTGCAACGGACTGTTCTTGTAGAAGATCGATTCGAGGATCTTTGCAGAAACGCCCGCATCAATTGGTTCGCCCGTGTTGGCATAAAATTGCAAACTGTTTTCGCGGCTAATCACAATGATGGCACCCGTAAGTGAATGTGCCATATTCAGGCTTGCCGAAACAATGGCGCTGATATCCAATGATTGTCGATTGCGAAGCCCTTTTCCCAGATTAAACCATCTCAGTGGAGAGCGCTTTCCGCTCATGATTCCGGTAGTTCCGATCAGTAGCAGAAACCGCCTTACTTCCTGCTGAAAAACCACGATCAACGCCAATACACCAACTCCAATGAATTGTCCCAAGATCGACCCAAGCAGTTGCATATTGAGCACTCGAACGAGCAGCCATAGTAGGTAAAGCGAAAGAATGCCCAGAAAAATATTGACGGCTGCTGTTCCTCGAACCAGATTGTAAAGTTGATAGAGCAGAATGGCCACAATCAGAATGTCCAAGGCATCGAGCCAACGGAAGGTCAGAAATCCTAGAATAATATCAAGCACCATCAGAATCAGCTTTCCTTTTACAACAGGCGGTTGTCAAATTTAGCGTAATGCGTGGGACTGCTGTCAAAAGTCAGTTGAAGATTTGGACGATTGGCTTACTTCGTTCTATACAGACAACATGGACGAAGATCATATTGAAGTATTTGACCCGAAAATGGCCCGAAAAGTGGCCAAGTTGTATCTGCCAATTCTCGAAACCTACCATCGGGCAAAATTTCTCGGATTAGAGAATATTCCCAGTGAAGCATTTCTTGGTGTAGGCAATCATACGGGCATGCATTTCATGCCCGAATCGTTGCTTTGGCTCAGTAAATATCATTCGGAAGAACGTTCTGTTCCAATGCTCACACTCATTCATCACATGACACACTTGTTTGGCCGATTGGTGCACTTGCCTGTGAACGAATTGGGATTTTTGGAAGCAAAACCAGATAGCGCATTGAACGCATTGCAATCTGGTTTTGCAGTAACGGTTTATCCTGGAGGCGACAGAGACGTGGCTCGAACATTTACCGATAGGAACAAGATCAATTTCTTTGATCATTTAGGATATGTTAAAACTGCGTTGAGGGCGCAAGTGCCGATACTTCCAATTGTGGGTTGTGGCGGTGGAGAAACGCTTTTTGTGCTCAATTCTGGTGAACGCTTTGCAGCTTGGAGTGGTCTGAAACGCTTGGCTAAAGTTCATACGTGGCCCACGTATTGGTCGTTTCCCTTTGGTTGGCACGTAGGTCATTTTCCACATTTCGAATTGCCACTTCCTTCGCAAATGACAATAAGCGTTCTTGAGCCATTTTACCTCAATCACTACCAACCAAGTGATGCGGATAATCCTGAGATCGTGAAAAACATCAATGACGATGTGATGTACGTGATGCAAAAAGAATTGGACCGACTTTCAAAAGGTCGAATTCCGATTTTGGGAAAGATTTTCTAGAACGGACAGTTACGTCTCCGATTTTCCGAATTCCTCAGCAAATTTTTTCGGAGTGTTCGTGTTGATCAGGTCAATGCCGATTTTCTGAAAAGATTCCCAAGCATTCGGATTGTCTGGTGATGCCCAAAGCCGTAGTTTCTTGCCTTCAGCATGAACCTTTGAAACCAGTTTTCTGAGTTTGAGTTGCTCTTCCGAAGGCATTTCTCCTACTCCGTTCCACGAAAGATGATTGTGGTAATTGTCGCTGATAACAGGCATCACTTCGGCAGGAATCTGTTGTCCAATATCGCTCGGTCGTCCATCCAAAAATGCCAGTTTGGGTTCAGCATTCAGAACGCCTTCGGTCGGTCTTCCTCCTGAAAGGAAAACGGTTACTGCTCCAGGTTTCAGTTCTCCATCTTCCATAACCGTTAGCATGGAACGGTATTTTCCCAAAAGTTCTGTCAGTCGATTGAAGGTTTCCATTCCGCCACCTTTAAAATCAATCATCAGGTAAAACGGTCCGCCATAGTTCGGATAAACCCTTCTGCCATTTTTCTGAACGTGCTCAAAAAGCGGTTTCAGGTAAAGATTTTCGAGCGAGCGTTTTTTGTTTCGACCCAAGGGACGCACGTGCGCCACGTAGAGTTCTCCTTTCATCAGATGTACGTCCGCTTCTACCGAAACGAGGCCACTTTCCAATGCTTCATAAAGAGCTGGTTTGTTCAGGTAATCGTTGTGTGCATGGCCAGGAATGACTGTTTGCGCAAATGAAGTGAAAACGAAAAAGGAGAAAACGAAAAAACTGAACGCGACTAATTGCTTCATTTTTTGGTGGCTGTAAGTGAATAAACCAATGGAAGTTTATTTCCGTGTTTCTCGATGATGAATTTCCGCTCGTCCAATTTCTTCATTCCGTTGAAACAGTTGTAGGGCGAATAATCGAATTCATCAAAGCTTTTCAGTATCAATCCGTTTTCTTCTAGTGCGTGGAACACTTCGGCCAGCCCATGATTCCAACTGATTTCTGTTTTCTCGAAGGCTGCATCTTTCTCTGCGTATGTTCCAGAACTGGTTTCAACAATTGCTTCGTCTTTGAAGTAACGGTATTCGATCTTCTCAAATTCCGAATCGAACATCCACACCACAGGATGAAATTCCACAAATACAAGTTTGCCTTTTGGTTTGAGGTAATGCGAAATGGTTTCGGCCCATTTATTCAGATCAGGCAGCCAACCAATGGTTCCGTAGGAAGTGAAAACGATATCGAATTGTTGATCGAGCTTACCAATGAGTTCAAGGACATCGCTCACCACAAATTCAGCATTCAAACCCAATTCTTCATTCAGTTTTTTTGCTGCCGCAATGGCTTCATCCGAAAGGTCAACACCAACCACATTCGCTCCCATTCGTGCCAGCGAAAGCGAATCTTGTCCGAAGTGACATTGAAGATGAAGAATCGATTTTCCTTGCACATCGCCAAGCAAATCCAGTTCAATATCGTTCAAACTGGATTTGCCCGCTTTCCAGGCTTCAAGTTCGTAGAACTCAGATGATAAATGTGCTGAAACCCGTTTGTTCCAAGCGTCTCGGTTGGTGGTTTGATAGTCGTGTTTCATTTGAGCGAACCAAGCAGCTTTTCGGGGTCTTGGCGTGTATCCCAAAATCCAATGACAATTAACTGAGTTGTAGTTAGCTGATAAACGATACTAAAGTGACCGAGTGAAGTAATTCTTGTTCCTACTACTTCGGTTTCTTTTCCTGAAAACGGGTGTTTTACCAATTGTTTAATTCGTGCGCGAATGAATTTGAGAAGCTTTTTGGAATACTGGGTAGAACCGTTTCTTGTATTCCAGTATTCGAGAATCTTTCGTCTTTGGAGTTTGGCAGTATCCGTCCAAACTACTGTTCGCTGAGCCATGCCATATCCTCTGCGTCTAAATCTTCTTGAGAAGTTAACCGACCATATTTGACGTCATCTTCGCTCATTTGAAGCATTGTCTTCTGTGCGTCCGTAAACTTCACTTTTTCATCAGAAGTTGAATTGACAATGGTCTGCAAGGCTTCAAGAAGTTCTTGATTCTCAATGGTGAGAATTTTATTGATAAGACTTGTTTTGAGCGTATTAATAGCTTTCATGCTCTAAAGTTCGGAAATTATTTCAACCGCCTCTTTCACATCATGAACCCTCAGAATATCAGCTCCATTTTGCAGCAATTGGCGGTTCACTTCAATCGTTCCTCTTAAGGTTTGTTCAGGGCTTTCGCCATATTTCTTTTTAATCATGCTTTTGCGAGAAACACCAACCAAAATGGGTTTCCCAAAAATGGCGAAATCGCCAAGACGGTCAACCAGTTCGTAGTTCTGATCAAAGGTTTTTCCAAAGCCAAAACCGGGGTCAATGATCACATCATTAACGCCTTGTTTCACCAATTGAGGAACTCGCTGTGCGAAGAATGAAAGCACTTCGGGTGTGATTGGTTTACGTTCTAAGTTCTTCTGCATGTTTTGAGGCGTACCTTTCATGTGCATGCAGATGTAAGGTGCAGAGAATTTGGCGGCAACCGCAGGCAATTCACTATCCAGATTTCCGCCCGAAATATCGTTGATGATGTGCGCTCCAATTTCCAAGGCTTTTTTGGCAACTACAGAACGGAATGTGTCAATGGAGATCAGCGCATCAGGAAACTGCGAAACGATGGCTTCCAAAGCTGGTAGAAGGCGATTAAACTCTTCTTCTTCCGAAATATTGTCTGCCCCAGGTCGACTGCTGTAAGCACCAAGATCCAGAATATCCGCACCTTCATTGAGCATTTGCTCGGCATGTTTCAAAGCAGCATCCACGGAATTGAACTTTCCGCCATCGAAAAAACTGTCAGGCGTTAGGTTCAGAATTCCCATAACTAATGGACGGTCGAGTATGACCAGTCTACCTCGGCAATTTAAAGACCTGTTAGGTTTTGAAAACCTAGTAGGTCTATCTTCGTTGGTTAAGCTATTTTTGCCGCTCATCTTCGAGCCGAAGTTAATGGTTCAATACTGATGGCAGATACCAATACACAATACGATAAGGCGCTTGCCGAATGCCGCGAGATTTTCGTGGGCAAGATGAAGGATTATGGTGCTTCGTGGCGCATTTTTCGCCCATCTTCCATTACCGATCAACTTTTTATCAAGGCCAATCGCATTCGCAGTTTGGAAGAGAAAGGCGTGAGCAGAGTAGGAGAGGGAATCTATCCTGAATACATCGGTCTGGTGAATTATTCCATCATGGAGATCATTCAGTTGGAACATGGCCATGCGGATGAAGCTGATCTGAATCTTGATCGTGCCATTACTTGGTATGATCAATATGCAGCCGAAGCAAAAGCACTGATGGAACGAAAGAACCATGATTATGGCGAAGCGTGGCGCGATATGCGTGTGAAGTCGCTGACAGATATGATATTGGTGAAGATCCTTCGCATCAAAGAGATGGAAGACAACCAGGGTCAGAGCGAACTTTCAGAAGGAATTGATGCTAATCTGTATGATATGATCAATTACTCCATTTTTGCGTTGATAAAGCTTGATGAGGCAAAGACCTCGGCTTGACATTGTCGGTTGAAACCGAAGTTTAAATTTGTTTTTAAAACCCACTATCAATGAAACTGATAACTGATATAGCCCGATATTTTGTAGGTGTACTGTTCATTTTTTCGGGCATTGTAAAAGCCAACGACCCGCTAGGTTTTAGCTATAAACTCGAAGAATATTTTGAGGAGTTTGCCAAGTTGGGCGAGTATTGGGGCTTCTTAGAACCATTTTTCCATTTCTGTCATGATTACGCGCTTCCGCAGGCCATTTTTCTAGTTGTGTTGGAAGTTGTGCTTGGCGTTGCCATTTTGGTTCGTTTTAAGACCAGACTTACAGCAACGCTTCTGTTGTTGTTGATCATGTTTTTTACCGCACTTACGTTTGCATCGGCCTATTTTGGCATTGTAAAAACCTGCGGATGTTTTGGCGATGCCATTCCACTTACAGCTTGGGAAAGCTTTTATAAGGATGTCATCTTATCGGTTTTGATTCTGATCATTTTCATCAGACAGAAGCAGATCAGTATTTCCGAAACAGGCGTCAACGATTTTGTGTTGGCGGGCGTTGGGTCGCTGATCATGCTGAAGTTGTCTTACGACCTCGAATGGTTTTTCCCATTCTGGTTTTTGGTTTCAACCTTCACCTTCTTCTTCTTGGTGCGCTTGGTAGAGCACCGAAAAGCACCCATGTTCACTACCATTCTGGCAACTTTTGCTATGGCATTTTTTACATTCTATACCTACAGTTATCTACCTGCGAAGGATTTCCGTGCTTACGCTCCGGGAAAAAGCATTGCTGAACAGATGGAAGGCATTCCAGACAAGTTAAAGTACTTCTACATCTTGCGCGATAAGGAAACGGGTAAAGAACAAGAGTTTGAGAAGTTCCCAGAGAACTATCAAGAGAAGTATGAGTACGTAGATTCGAGAACAGAAGTGATTGAGCAGGGCGTTGAACCTAAGATCATGGATTTCTCCATCACATCTGCCGAAGGCGAAGATCTTACCGAAGATTTCTTGATGAGTGAGAACTTCACGTTCCTTCTTATTTCTTATGACCTGAATTTGGCGGTAACGCAGCCTCAGCCACGAATCAATGAGCTTGCGGCACGCTTGCAGGAAAAAGGCTACAGGTTTGTCGGTTTGACTTCCAGTTCTCCGCAAAATGCTGTTGCTTTTGCACAGGAGAACAGCAATCCTTTCAGCTACCTTTTCTGCGATCAGATCGTGCTAAAAACCATCATTCGTTCCAATCCCGGATTATTGCTTTTAAAGGATGGAAAAGTGTATGGCAAGTGGCATTACAATGATCTGCCAGAGCTTCAGGTGTTGGAGTTGGATTATCTCAATCAGCCTTAATTGATCGGATATATCTCACGTAAATTACTGTACAGCATTTCGGTGCTGTTCGGTATCGTGACCGTGGTTTTTCTGCTTTTTGCGGCTTTGCCTGGCGATCCTGCGAGATTGATGCTCGGTCAGCGTGCAGATCAATCGGAAGTTGAGATGATCCGAAAAGATCTTGGCTTGGATCAACCGCTCTTGACGCAATATTTCGTTTATCTCAACGACTTATCGCCCTTGGCGTTTTACAATCTTAGCGATTCTGAAAGTGCTTATTTTTTCGAACCTACTGAACACGAAAGCAGCAAAAGTCTTTGGAATTCTGGCTCAACTGTTCTTGTGCTGAAAGCGCCTTATCTGAGACGTTCATACCAGTCGCAGCAAACGGTTGTCTCTATCGTTTTGGAAGCACTTCCCGGAACAGCCGTTTTGGCGGTTACTTCAATCATTATTGCTACGTTTCTTGGAATCACATTCGGCATTTTCGGAGCGTTGTTCAAAGGGCAATGGTTGGATAAACTGCTGATGGTTTTTTCCATTTTCGGAATGAGTTTGCCATCATTTGTAGCAGCCATTCTCATCATGTGGGTTTTCGCTTATTTGCTTGGTTCCATCACGGGCTTGGAAGTAACAGGAAGCTTGTACGAAATAGATGAATTTGAAGGGAAAAAGCTGGTGCTCAAAAACCTGATTCTACCAGCCATCACGCTTGGAGTTCGACCATTGGCCGTTTTTATGCAGTTAACGCGAAACTCGATGCTCGAAGTCCTTTCGATGGATTATGTACGAACTGCTACGGCAAAAGGCCTATCGTTCAAAACCGTTGTGCTGAAGCACGCATTGCGCAACGCGCTAAATCCTGTTATCACGGCTATTTCGGG
The DNA window shown above is from Flavobacteriales bacterium and carries:
- a CDS encoding DoxX family membrane protein, with product MKLITDIARYFVGVLFIFSGIVKANDPLGFSYKLEEYFEEFAKLGEYWGFLEPFFHFCHDYALPQAIFLVVLEVVLGVAILVRFKTRLTATLLLLLIMFFTALTFASAYFGIVKTCGCFGDAIPLTAWESFYKDVILSVLILIIFIRQKQISISETGVNDFVLAGVGSLIMLKLSYDLEWFFPFWFLVSTFTFFFLVRLVEHRKAPMFTTILATFAMAFFTFYTYSYLPAKDFRAYAPGKSIAEQMEGIPDKLKYFYILRDKETGKEQEFEKFPENYQEKYEYVDSRTEVIEQGVEPKIMDFSITSAEGEDLTEDFLMSENFTFLLISYDLNLAVTQPQPRINELAARLQEKGYRFVGLTSSSPQNAVAFAQENSNPFSYLFCDQIVLKTIIRSNPGLLLLKDGKVYGKWHYNDLPELQVLELDYLNQP
- the cdaA gene encoding diadenylate cyclase CdaA, which produces MVLDIILGFLTFRWLDALDILIVAILLYQLYNLVRGTAAVNIFLGILSLYLLWLLVRVLNMQLLGSILGQFIGVGVLALIVVFQQEVRRFLLLIGTTGIMSGKRSPLRWFNLGKGLRNRQSLDISAIVSASLNMAHSLTGAIIVISRENSLQFYANTGEPIDAGVSAKILESIFYKNSPLHDGAVIITENRIRAARCVLPVTDDKEFPAHLGMRHRAAVGLSESSDAVAIVVSEQTGGISVTHDGKLEYDISPKQLRDLLENMFGQ
- a CDS encoding DUF1599 domain-containing protein, giving the protein MADTNTQYDKALAECREIFVGKMKDYGASWRIFRPSSITDQLFIKANRIRSLEEKGVSRVGEGIYPEYIGLVNYSIMEIIQLEHGHADEADLNLDRAITWYDQYAAEAKALMERKNHDYGEAWRDMRVKSLTDMILVKILRIKEMEDNQGQSELSEGIDANLYDMINYSIFALIKLDEAKTSA
- a CDS encoding phosphatidylinositol-specific phospholipase C/glycerophosphodiester phosphodiesterase family protein — translated: MKQLVAFSFFVFSFFVFTSFAQTVIPGHAHNDYLNKPALYEALESGLVSVEADVHLMKGELYVAHVRPLGRNKKRSLENLYLKPLFEHVQKNGRRVYPNYGGPFYLMIDFKGGGMETFNRLTELLGKYRSMLTVMEDGELKPGAVTVFLSGGRPTEGVLNAEPKLAFLDGRPSDIGQQIPAEVMPVISDNYHNHLSWNGVGEMPSEEQLKLRKLVSKVHAEGKKLRLWASPDNPNAWESFQKIGIDLINTNTPKKFAEEFGKSET
- the folP gene encoding dihydropteroate synthase, with amino-acid sequence MSGKNSLTNEDRPTRFSKPNRSLNCRGRLVILDRPLVMGILNLTPDSFFDGGKFNSVDAALKHAEQMLNEGADILDLGAYSSRPGADNISEEEEFNRLLPALEAIVSQFPDALISIDTFRSVVAKKALEIGAHIINDISGGNLDSELPAVAAKFSAPYICMHMKGTPQNMQKNLERKPITPEVLSFFAQRVPQLVKQGVNDVIIDPGFGFGKTFDQNYELVDRLGDFAIFGKPILVGVSRKSMIKKKYGESPEQTLRGTIEVNRQLLQNGADILRVHDVKEAVEIISEL
- a CDS encoding ABC transporter permease, yielding MNTSFFIAKRLIRAGGQAESNTISGTRPIVRIAIAGIALGLAVMIISMAIVTGFQKEITNKIVNFGSDIVITEYSNLNAIEPQPVSKFQLFYPSLEELDGISHIQVFATKAGIIKTDDEIEGVVVKGVGADFDWSFFKQHLVDGDVFSTTDTSRSRNILISEIISKKLKLAVGDRMEIFFIQNEKQRARIFDVTGIYKTGLADFDERYVITDIAHIQRLNGWSEDQVAGFEVFVDDFDRLDELDDIVYHSIGTDLFSATVKELQPQMFDWLDLQDMNVRVIIILMLVVAGFNMISALLIMIIERVYMIGTLKSLGMNDVKIRNIFIYQALYLTSVGLFWGNLVGISLCLIQQHFGIITLPEESYYVKVVPINLQLIHILMLNAGTLFFCFLMLLLPSMVVSRIQPLKAIRFS
- a CDS encoding ABC transporter permease codes for the protein MIGYISRKLLYSISVLFGIVTVVFLLFAALPGDPARLMLGQRADQSEVEMIRKDLGLDQPLLTQYFVYLNDLSPLAFYNLSDSESAYFFEPTEHESSKSLWNSGSTVLVLKAPYLRRSYQSQQTVVSIVLEALPGTAVLAVTSIIIATFLGITFGIFGALFKGQWLDKLLMVFSIFGMSLPSFVAAILIMWVFAYLLGSITGLEVTGSLYEIDEFEGKKLVLKNLILPAITLGVRPLAVFMQLTRNSMLEVLSMDYVRTATAKGLSFKTVVLKHALRNALNPVITAISGWLASLLAGAVFVEIVFGWKGLGLIMLNALNTYDLPVVMGCIILVAVIFVVINMLVDVLYGIFDPRVSIG
- a CDS encoding type II toxin-antitoxin system RelE/ParE family toxin; the encoded protein is MAQRTVVWTDTAKLQRRKILEYWNTRNGSTQYSKKLLKFIRARIKQLVKHPFSGKETEVVGTRITSLGHFSIVYQLTTTQLIVIGFWDTRQDPEKLLGSLK
- a CDS encoding class I SAM-dependent methyltransferase, whose product is MKHDYQTTNRDAWNKRVSAHLSSEFYELEAWKAGKSSLNDIELDLLGDVQGKSILHLQCHFGQDSLSLARMGANVVGVDLSDEAIAAAKKLNEELGLNAEFVVSDVLELIGKLDQQFDIVFTSYGTIGWLPDLNKWAETISHYLKPKGKLVFVEFHPVVWMFDSEFEKIEYRYFKDEAIVETSSGTYAEKDAAFEKTEISWNHGLAEVFHALEENGLILKSFDEFDYSPYNCFNGMKKLDERKFIIEKHGNKLPLVYSLTATKK